A stretch of the Mesorhizobium huakuii genome encodes the following:
- a CDS encoding sensor domain-containing diguanylate cyclase codes for MKHDGVSVSVVGQGVYHDERLDALLSITGRMDGYLYRCRNDVSYTMLYISDGIFTVSGYRPSDFIHNAVRDYVSAIHPDDLPSVYAAVDAALEARCNWNVDYRIVPRAGEPLWVREIGGGVWDEAGELEFLEGFVVDISDRKVVEDLNAQLVLDLKTANEELSAQKREIEVAKQQSDHSANHDALTDLPNRRAFHNELKSVVARCGATGEAAGLLFIDLDRFKEVNDTLGHEAGDALLQRVSSQLRSILRSADFVARLGGDEFAFLFSADTDLAQQKAVRVAERILERLRIKVPTPNGAIQVGCTVGVAMYPAEAADSEALIALADRLMYVGKKSGRNRLVTATEMAPQQPSSGPHLRKSA; via the coding sequence ATGAAGCATGACGGAGTTTCTGTATCCGTGGTTGGCCAGGGGGTCTACCACGACGAGCGGCTGGACGCCTTGCTCAGCATCACCGGCCGCATGGACGGTTATCTCTACCGCTGCCGCAACGACGTGTCCTACACCATGCTCTATATCAGCGACGGTATTTTCACCGTCAGCGGCTATCGGCCGAGCGATTTCATTCACAACGCGGTGCGCGACTATGTCTCGGCCATCCACCCGGATGATTTGCCGTCGGTCTATGCCGCCGTCGACGCCGCGCTCGAGGCGCGCTGCAACTGGAACGTCGACTACCGCATCGTGCCGCGGGCCGGCGAACCGCTCTGGGTCCGCGAGATCGGCGGCGGTGTCTGGGACGAAGCCGGCGAACTCGAATTTCTGGAGGGCTTCGTCGTCGACATCAGCGACCGCAAGGTTGTCGAGGACCTCAACGCCCAGCTGGTCCTCGATCTCAAGACCGCCAACGAGGAACTGTCGGCGCAAAAACGCGAGATCGAGGTGGCGAAGCAGCAGAGCGACCATTCGGCCAACCACGATGCCTTGACCGACCTGCCCAACCGGCGTGCTTTCCACAATGAGCTCAAATCGGTGGTCGCCCGCTGTGGCGCCACCGGCGAGGCGGCCGGGCTTCTGTTCATCGACCTCGACCGGTTCAAGGAAGTCAACGACACGCTTGGCCACGAAGCCGGCGATGCGCTGCTGCAGCGCGTCTCGAGCCAGCTTCGCTCGATCCTGCGCAGCGCCGATTTCGTCGCCCGGCTTGGCGGCGACGAGTTCGCCTTCCTGTTCTCGGCCGACACCGATCTGGCACAGCAGAAGGCCGTGCGGGTCGCCGAACGCATCCTGGAAAGGTTGCGGATCAAGGTTCCGACGCCCAATGGCGCCATCCAGGTCGGCTGCACCGTTGGCGTCGCCATGTATCCAGCGGAGGCCGCCGATTCCGAAGCGCTGATCGCGCTCGCCGACCGGCTGATGTATGTCGGAAAGAAGAGTGGCCGAAACCGGCTGGTCACCGCCACGGAAATGGCGCCGCAACAGCCATCGTCCGGGCCTCACCTTCGCAAGTCCGCGTAG
- a CDS encoding antitoxin Xre/MbcA/ParS toxin-binding domain-containing protein, with amino-acid sequence MSRFQTTGLGQDDFAEMVAEDVERALAHYDEAINQSTVVSVGKIAGSIASAVTLLSPKHQRAIDAIHADLPGLASKFVRALAAEAARRSEAGTAGTTNPSTALLADEPLPPPQSDDLESMLIEDWAGRVAGSTYLEENLRIARSTLHRWQRRGDVIALRKGGRKHVFPLAQFVDGRPVAGLSDVQSLIGNPRLTWLWLTRPSAQLDGRIPIDLLRQDQIDEVVEAARVFAPG; translated from the coding sequence ATGAGCAGATTTCAGACAACCGGTCTTGGACAGGACGACTTCGCGGAGATGGTCGCGGAGGACGTCGAGCGCGCGCTTGCCCATTATGACGAGGCCATAAACCAGTCCACCGTGGTCTCGGTCGGCAAGATCGCCGGCAGCATAGCGTCCGCCGTCACCTTGCTGTCGCCAAAGCACCAGCGCGCGATCGACGCCATCCATGCCGACCTTCCCGGCCTTGCCTCGAAATTCGTGCGCGCGCTGGCGGCCGAAGCCGCGCGCCGCAGCGAAGCCGGCACAGCCGGGACCACAAATCCGTCGACGGCTTTGCTGGCCGATGAGCCGCTTCCTCCGCCGCAGTCCGACGACCTCGAATCGATGCTGATCGAGGACTGGGCGGGCCGTGTCGCCGGCTCGACCTATCTGGAAGAAAACCTGCGCATCGCCCGCTCGACCCTGCACCGCTGGCAAAGGCGCGGCGACGTCATCGCCTTGCGCAAGGGCGGCCGCAAACACGTCTTCCCGCTGGCGCAATTCGTCGACGGCAGGCCGGTCGCGGGCCTAAGCGACGTGCAGTCGCTGATCGGCAATCCGAGACTGACCTGGCTGTGGCTGACGCGGCCGTCGGCGCAACTCGACGGCCGCATTCCGATCGACCTGCTGCGGCAGGACCAGATCGATGAAGTGGTCGAAGCGGCGCGGGTGTTCGCGCCGGGCTGA
- a CDS encoding adenosine kinase, whose product MPDYDVLCIGNAIVDIIAQCEEEFLETNGIIKGAMNLIDTRRAELLYSRMGPAIEASGGSAGNTAAGVASFGGRAAFFGKVSNDALGEIYAHDIHAQGVAFDTKPLAGEPPTARSMIFVTPDGERSMNTYLGACVELGPEDVEADKASGAKVTYFEGYLWDPPRAKEAIRQTARLAHAAGREVSMTLSDSFCVDRYRDEFLELMRSGTVDIVFANSHEIKSLYQTSSFDEALAQIRKDCKIAAVTRSEKGSVIVRGDETVVIQATAIRELVDTTGAGDLYAAGFLHGYTQGRDLKTCGDLGSLAAGLVIQQLGPRPRQNLRREAELAGLL is encoded by the coding sequence ATGCCGGATTATGACGTGCTTTGCATCGGCAATGCCATTGTCGACATCATCGCCCAGTGCGAGGAGGAATTCCTCGAAACCAACGGCATCATCAAGGGCGCGATGAACCTCATCGATACCCGGCGCGCCGAACTGCTCTACAGCCGCATGGGTCCGGCGATCGAGGCTTCCGGCGGCAGCGCCGGCAACACGGCGGCCGGCGTCGCCTCCTTCGGCGGACGCGCCGCCTTCTTCGGCAAGGTCTCCAATGATGCGCTGGGCGAAATCTACGCGCACGACATCCATGCGCAAGGCGTCGCCTTCGACACCAAACCGCTCGCGGGCGAGCCGCCGACGGCGCGGTCGATGATCTTCGTCACGCCCGATGGCGAGCGCTCGATGAACACCTATCTCGGCGCCTGCGTCGAGCTTGGGCCCGAGGATGTCGAAGCCGACAAGGCATCGGGCGCCAAGGTCACCTATTTCGAAGGCTATCTGTGGGACCCGCCGCGCGCCAAGGAAGCAATCCGGCAGACGGCCAGGCTGGCGCACGCGGCAGGCCGCGAAGTGTCGATGACATTGTCGGATTCGTTCTGCGTCGACCGCTATCGCGACGAGTTCCTCGAGCTGATGCGCTCGGGCACGGTCGACATCGTCTTTGCCAACAGCCACGAGATCAAATCGCTCTACCAGACATCGTCCTTCGACGAGGCGCTGGCGCAAATCCGCAAGGACTGCAAGATCGCTGCCGTGACCCGCTCGGAAAAGGGCTCGGTCATCGTGCGCGGCGACGAGACCGTGGTCATCCAGGCCACCGCGATCCGGGAACTGGTCGACACGACGGGCGCCGGCGATCTCTACGCCGCCGGTTTCCTGCACGGCTACACGCAAGGCCGCGACCTCAAGACCTGCGGCGACCTCGGCTCACTGGCCGCCGGCCTGGTGATCCAGCAGCTCGGCCCGAGGCCAAGGCAGAATTTGCGCCGCGAGGCGGAACTGGCTGGGTTGCTGTAG
- a CDS encoding DMT family transporter, whose protein sequence is MTAKNDTTTDLALLGVLAVLWGASYTFIKIGVETIPPVTFIAARTLIAGGILFAIIRWRGLAMPHDAVTWRRFAFQACLNSVIPFTLIAAAERSVDAGLATILNSTSPIFTFLLTALITRHEPVTVRKLIGVGAGIAGICLIVGTEALGGLGHELWAQVAIVVATICYAGAAIFGRGFKGLDPMLPAAGSMLCGAVILVPVSLVVDQPWTLTPSTASILALLGLSVFSTALAFVIYFRLIHTLGSVGTTSQAYLRVPIGVGIGAVFLGESLGPTAWLGMAFVVVGVAAMTIPVRKPAFAR, encoded by the coding sequence ATGACCGCAAAGAACGACACGACAACCGACCTGGCCTTGCTCGGCGTGCTGGCGGTGCTGTGGGGCGCCTCCTACACCTTCATCAAGATCGGCGTCGAAACGATCCCGCCGGTGACTTTCATCGCCGCCCGCACCTTGATTGCCGGCGGCATCCTGTTCGCCATCATCCGCTGGCGCGGGCTCGCCATGCCGCACGATGCGGTCACCTGGCGCCGCTTCGCCTTCCAGGCCTGCCTCAACAGCGTCATACCGTTTACGCTGATCGCGGCGGCCGAGCGCTCGGTCGATGCCGGCCTCGCCACCATCCTCAATTCCACATCGCCGATTTTCACCTTCCTGCTGACGGCGCTCATCACCCGCCATGAGCCGGTCACGGTGCGCAAGCTCATCGGTGTCGGCGCCGGCATAGCCGGCATCTGCCTCATCGTCGGCACCGAGGCGCTGGGTGGTCTCGGTCACGAGTTGTGGGCGCAGGTCGCCATCGTCGTGGCAACGATCTGCTATGCCGGCGCCGCCATCTTCGGCCGTGGCTTCAAGGGTCTCGATCCGATGCTGCCGGCGGCCGGTTCGATGCTCTGCGGCGCGGTCATACTGGTGCCGGTCAGCCTGGTTGTCGACCAGCCCTGGACGCTCACGCCGTCGACGGCGTCGATCCTGGCCCTGCTCGGCCTCTCGGTGTTTTCGACGGCGCTCGCCTTCGTCATATATTTCCGCCTCATCCACACGCTGGGTTCCGTCGGCACGACGTCGCAGGCCTATCTGCGCGTGCCGATCGGCGTCGGCATCGGCGCTGTCTTCCTCGGTGAAAGCCTGGGGCCGACGGCGTGGCTGGGCATGGCCTTTGTCGTGGTCGGTGTCGCGGCCATGACCATCCCGGTCCGCAAACCGGCCTTCGCGCGGTAG
- a CDS encoding isocitrate lyase/PEP mutase family protein: MDKGKIFRDLHASTFVMPNPWDPGTTKLLGSFGFKALATTSAGFAFSRGLPDGAVTFEQMIHHCREVTAATDLPVSADLEKGKGDSAERAAETIFAAEAAGLAGCSIEDHTGDPDKPIYDFSHAVERVAAAVEAARALKRDFVFTARAENFLWGKSDLDDTIKRLQAFEKAGADVLYAPGIGDVEMVRTLCSAVGKPVNVMAKPGFTIADLAMAGVKRISLGPWLTNFAYGMLETAAREIQQDGTFGFTRAAMPFGKLQALYGKSSA, translated from the coding sequence ATGGACAAGGGCAAGATTTTTCGCGACCTGCATGCCTCGACCTTCGTCATGCCCAATCCCTGGGATCCGGGCACGACCAAGCTGCTCGGTTCCTTCGGTTTCAAGGCGCTGGCGACGACCAGCGCCGGCTTTGCCTTTTCGCGTGGCCTGCCGGACGGCGCGGTGACCTTCGAGCAAATGATCCATCATTGCCGCGAGGTGACGGCGGCAACCGACCTGCCGGTCTCGGCCGATCTCGAGAAAGGCAAGGGCGACAGCGCCGAGCGGGCCGCCGAAACCATCTTCGCGGCGGAAGCGGCCGGCCTTGCCGGCTGCTCGATCGAGGACCACACCGGTGACCCGGACAAGCCGATCTATGATTTCTCGCACGCGGTCGAGCGCGTGGCGGCGGCGGTGGAAGCGGCGCGGGCCCTGAAACGCGATTTCGTCTTCACCGCGCGCGCCGAGAATTTTCTCTGGGGCAAGTCCGATCTCGACGACACCATCAAGCGGCTGCAGGCCTTCGAGAAGGCCGGCGCCGACGTGCTCTATGCGCCGGGCATCGGCGACGTCGAGATGGTGCGCACGCTCTGCTCGGCGGTCGGCAAGCCGGTCAACGTCATGGCGAAACCGGGCTTCACCATCGCCGATCTCGCAATGGCCGGCGTCAAGCGCATTTCGCTCGGACCGTGGCTGACCAATTTCGCCTACGGCATGCTGGAGACGGCGGCGCGCGAAATCCAGCAGGACGGCACGTTCGGCTTCACCCGCGCCGCCATGCCGTTCGGCAAATTGCAGGCGTTGTACGGCAAATCCTCAGCCTAA
- a CDS encoding HAD family hydrolase codes for MQVPKLVIFDCDGILVDTENLANRRLAEWLTAAGYPTSFEYCRKNFSGRSMASVQKEIEAQTEVRLGADFVDRWNAGLPDLFSHGVEAIPYVREFIEAVRAAGIPYCVATSARISKMHITLGQTGLLPLFEHAMFSSTMVGRGKPFPDLFLHAAKTMGFAPADCIVIEDSVAGTQAGIAAGMRVFSYHGDPYSDRDGLTEAGGILFDDMRELAGLVPIH; via the coding sequence ATGCAGGTTCCGAAGTTAGTCATCTTCGACTGCGATGGCATTCTGGTCGATACTGAGAATCTGGCCAATCGACGCCTCGCCGAATGGCTGACGGCTGCCGGCTATCCGACAAGCTTCGAATATTGCCGCAAGAATTTCTCCGGCCGCAGCATGGCCTCGGTGCAGAAGGAGATCGAGGCGCAGACCGAGGTCCGCCTCGGCGCCGATTTCGTCGATCGCTGGAATGCCGGCCTGCCGGACCTGTTTTCCCATGGCGTCGAGGCAATCCCTTACGTCCGAGAGTTCATCGAGGCGGTCCGCGCGGCCGGCATCCCCTATTGCGTCGCCACCTCGGCCAGGATTTCGAAGATGCACATCACGCTTGGCCAGACCGGGCTGTTGCCGCTGTTCGAACATGCGATGTTTTCCTCGACCATGGTCGGGCGCGGCAAACCGTTTCCCGACCTGTTCCTGCACGCAGCCAAGACCATGGGCTTCGCGCCCGCCGACTGCATCGTCATCGAGGACAGCGTCGCCGGCACCCAGGCCGGCATTGCCGCCGGCATGCGGGTGTTTTCCTATCACGGCGACCCCTATTCGGACCGCGACGGCCTGACCGAGGCCGGCGGCATCCTGTTCGACGACATGCGCGAACTGGCCGGGCTGGTGCCGATCCACTGA
- the dut gene encoding dUTP diphosphatase, protein MRAALQNSSVIGPTVGFVRLPHAEGLPLPAYESTGAAGMDLRAAVPDDRPLLILPGKRALVPTGLILEIPEGMEGQVRPRSGLAFKHGLTVLNSPGTVDSDYRGEVKVLLINHGDEDFAVTRGMRIAQIVFAAVTQVAVEERSLAGGTARGSGGFGSTGTA, encoded by the coding sequence ATGCGCGCAGCCCTCCAAAACTCCTCCGTCATCGGTCCGACTGTCGGCTTCGTCAGATTGCCGCATGCTGAAGGACTACCCCTCCCCGCCTATGAAAGCACCGGCGCGGCCGGCATGGATCTTCGAGCGGCGGTGCCCGACGACCGGCCACTGCTGATACTGCCGGGAAAGCGCGCTTTGGTGCCGACCGGGCTGATCCTGGAAATCCCCGAAGGCATGGAAGGCCAAGTGCGGCCACGCTCCGGCCTTGCTTTCAAGCATGGCCTGACCGTCCTCAATTCGCCGGGAACGGTCGACAGCGACTATCGCGGCGAGGTGAAGGTGCTGCTGATCAATCACGGCGACGAGGATTTTGCCGTAACGCGCGGCATGCGCATCGCCCAGATCGTGTTCGCGGCGGTGACGCAAGTGGCCGTCGAAGAGCGTTCGCTGGCCGGCGGCACGGCGCGTGGTTCGGGCGGGTTCGGATCGACCGGCACCGCCTGA
- a CDS encoding Lrp/AsnC family transcriptional regulator, whose product MALDIDEIDRKLLAELQRDGTLSVDQLSERVALSRNACWRRVKRLEEDGVITGRVALVDADKLGLGLSVFILIRTSNHDPDWLQRFRAAVTGFPEITGVYRMSGDLDYVLRARVADVKAYDRLYQRLIAKVALSDVSASFVMEEIKETTVVPMARS is encoded by the coding sequence ATGGCGCTGGATATCGATGAAATAGACCGCAAACTGCTTGCCGAATTGCAACGCGACGGCACGCTGTCGGTCGATCAGCTGTCGGAACGGGTGGCCCTGTCGCGCAATGCCTGCTGGCGGCGCGTCAAGCGGCTGGAGGAGGATGGCGTCATCACCGGCCGCGTGGCGCTGGTCGATGCCGACAAGCTGGGACTCGGCCTTTCGGTGTTCATCCTGATCCGCACGTCCAACCATGACCCGGACTGGCTGCAGAGATTCCGGGCGGCGGTGACCGGTTTTCCCGAGATCACCGGCGTCTACCGCATGTCCGGCGACCTCGACTATGTCCTGCGCGCCCGCGTCGCCGACGTGAAGGCCTATGACCGACTTTACCAGCGGCTGATCGCCAAGGTGGCGCTGTCCGATGTTTCGGCCTCCTTCGTCATGGAAGAGATCAAGGAGACGACGGTGGTTCCGATGGCGAGGTCATAG
- a CDS encoding DUF6356 family protein, whose amino-acid sequence MSLASIFTSHPAKVGETYFGHMAFAAWFSSRLLMAAGAALVHAFLPFLFETTASRIVRELYERTHNRGTHATKGPAALPDRA is encoded by the coding sequence ATGTCGCTCGCAAGCATCTTCACATCTCATCCGGCCAAGGTCGGCGAAACCTATTTCGGCCACATGGCGTTTGCCGCCTGGTTCTCCTCGCGCCTGCTGATGGCGGCCGGCGCCGCGCTCGTTCACGCTTTCTTGCCATTTCTCTTCGAGACTACCGCCAGCCGAATCGTCCGCGAGCTGTACGAGCGGACGCACAACAGAGGCACACACGCGACCAAGGGGCCTGCGGCTCTTCCGGATCGCGCCTAA
- a CDS encoding class II glutamine amidotransferase, translating to MCRWAAYLGEAVFLEDILTAPCHSLIAQSHCAQEAKSPTNGDGFGLAWYGDRPEPGLYRDILPAWSDPNLKSLCRQIKSGLFLAHVRASTGGATSRMNCHPFISGPWSFMHNGQIGGFEKIRRALENSLSDAVFDQREGTTDSELFFLLMIDEGLAGDPQGAVSRATSRVLEASRRAGLEPVLKLTAAFSDGQALHAVRYATDAHAPTLYTSSLRKGGGRCIVSEPFDREGGDWQAIPPSSFVTMTGDGMAIRPFAPASARLALAV from the coding sequence ATGTGCCGGTGGGCGGCCTATCTCGGTGAAGCGGTCTTTCTCGAAGACATTCTGACCGCGCCCTGTCACTCGCTGATTGCCCAGAGCCATTGTGCCCAGGAAGCCAAGTCGCCGACCAATGGCGACGGTTTCGGCCTTGCCTGGTATGGCGACCGGCCGGAACCCGGCCTCTATCGCGATATCCTGCCGGCCTGGTCCGATCCCAATCTGAAAAGCCTGTGCCGGCAGATCAAATCCGGCCTTTTCCTCGCCCATGTGCGGGCCTCCACCGGCGGCGCCACCAGCCGCATGAATTGCCATCCCTTCATCTCCGGTCCCTGGTCGTTCATGCATAACGGCCAGATCGGCGGCTTCGAGAAGATCCGCCGCGCGCTGGAGAATTCGCTGTCCGACGCCGTCTTCGACCAGCGCGAAGGCACCACTGATTCAGAACTCTTTTTCCTGCTGATGATCGACGAGGGATTGGCCGGCGATCCGCAAGGTGCCGTGTCGCGCGCCACCAGCCGCGTGCTGGAAGCCTCACGCCGCGCCGGCCTCGAACCGGTACTGAAGCTCACCGCCGCCTTTTCGGACGGGCAGGCGCTGCACGCGGTGCGCTACGCCACCGATGCCCACGCGCCGACGCTCTACACCTCCTCCTTGCGCAAAGGTGGCGGCCGCTGCATCGTCTCCGAACCATTCGATCGCGAGGGTGGCGACTGGCAAGCGATCCCGCCATCGAGCTTCGTCACCATGACTGGGGATGGCATGGCCATTCGTCCTTTCGCGCCCGCATCGGCTAGGCTGGCACTGGCGGTCTAG
- a CDS encoding amidase: MDIAFSSTTELAAAIRNRKISAVEALDAHLAQIDRHNAAINAVISLDREGAYSQAKKADAALARRATPGPLHGVPFTLKDTHETAGMKTTVGFPPFADYVASHDSPVVARLKWAGGVLMAKTNVATMLSDWQSNNPLFGRTSNPWNPERTAGGSSGGAAAAVAAGMTPFDVGTDMQASIRLPAAFSGVYGLKATEHRVTLAGAFPNPGGAARSVRLMSCLGPLARSVDDLSLIYQIIAGPDGRDTDLAPVPVETVPKLDLKPLRLAFAPSFPGLPVAGDISAAVENLAKQLQSAGAIVEEARLPKLDLHDNLAQGGALIGMMMEAAQPQPPEQPTPVSRWFEALARRDKSVLAWDRFFDDWDALLCPVAMTTAFPHCEPGTPIKVDGKEQSYWMLPAYGAVFNYSGHPALAMPCGEDRDGLPIGLQLVGKRWSEARLLGVAAAIEPLTGGFRRPPAY, translated from the coding sequence ATGGACATCGCTTTCTCCTCGACAACCGAACTTGCTGCCGCGATTCGCAATCGCAAAATCTCCGCCGTCGAAGCACTCGACGCCCATCTGGCGCAGATCGATCGGCACAACGCGGCGATCAACGCCGTCATCTCGCTCGACAGGGAAGGCGCGTACAGCCAAGCCAAAAAAGCCGACGCTGCACTCGCGCGCCGCGCCACGCCCGGACCGCTGCACGGCGTTCCCTTCACGCTGAAGGACACGCACGAAACCGCAGGCATGAAAACCACCGTCGGCTTTCCGCCCTTCGCCGACTATGTCGCCAGCCACGACAGCCCGGTCGTCGCCCGGCTCAAGTGGGCAGGCGGCGTGCTGATGGCCAAGACCAATGTCGCGACCATGCTGTCCGACTGGCAGTCGAACAATCCGCTGTTCGGCCGCACCAGCAATCCCTGGAACCCTGAGCGCACGGCGGGCGGCTCTAGCGGCGGCGCCGCTGCGGCGGTGGCGGCGGGGATGACGCCCTTCGATGTCGGCACTGACATGCAGGCTTCAATCCGCCTGCCCGCCGCCTTCAGCGGTGTCTATGGCTTGAAAGCAACGGAACACCGCGTCACTCTGGCCGGCGCCTTCCCCAACCCGGGCGGGGCAGCGCGCAGCGTGCGGTTGATGTCCTGCCTCGGACCGCTGGCGCGCAGCGTGGACGATTTGTCCCTGATCTATCAAATCATCGCCGGGCCGGACGGGCGCGACACCGATCTGGCGCCGGTGCCGGTCGAGACCGTGCCGAAGCTCGACCTCAAGCCATTGCGCTTAGCCTTCGCGCCGTCCTTCCCCGGCTTGCCGGTGGCCGGCGACATCAGTGCCGCGGTTGAAAATCTCGCAAAGCAGCTGCAATCGGCCGGCGCGATCGTCGAGGAAGCGAGACTGCCGAAGCTCGATCTGCACGACAATCTCGCGCAAGGCGGCGCGCTGATCGGCATGATGATGGAGGCCGCGCAACCCCAGCCGCCGGAGCAGCCGACACCGGTGTCGCGCTGGTTCGAGGCGCTCGCCCGCCGCGACAAATCCGTTCTCGCCTGGGACCGGTTCTTCGACGACTGGGATGCGCTGCTCTGCCCGGTCGCCATGACCACCGCCTTCCCGCATTGCGAGCCGGGCACGCCAATCAAGGTCGACGGCAAGGAGCAAAGCTATTGGATGCTGCCGGCCTATGGCGCCGTCTTCAACTACAGCGGTCACCCGGCACTTGCGATGCCGTGCGGAGAAGATCGCGACGGCCTGCCGATCGGCTTGCAATTGGTCGGCAAGCGCTGGTCGGAGGCGCGACTGCTTGGTGTCGCGGCGGCGATCGAGCCGCTCACCGGCGGCTTTCGCCGTCCGCCGGCTTATTGA